CGACTTGTTGTTGGCCGATGCGCGTTACGCTCGCCAGCAGGCCCAGGTGTGGGACCTCGCCATGCTGACCCGCAATCAAAAAGTGGTCGAAGGGCAGGTTGGTTATCGCAATCGCGGCAGGTTCCGCCAGTGGCTGGCCCAGCAGTTCGAGACCAACGAACCCTACGACCGCATCGCCGCCAAAATTCTCCAGGCAGAGGAAGAAGGTTCGCAGCTCTATTTCGCCGTGTACAACGGCACGGACGAGATGGTCAACGCGGTCTCGCGATTCTTCCTCGCCACGCAAATTCAGTGTGCCAAGTGCCACAACCATCCGTACGAGTCCTGGACGCAGAAGGACTACCACGGCTTGGCCGGCTTCTTCGTCCGCACCATGTCCGTGGAAGTTCCGGGGAAGCCTGAGATCACCAATCAAAAGGGCAAACAGTACCTGGTTGGCGAGAAGACGGTCGGCGAAGCACTGTTTTCGCTCGAAGAAATCGACCCCAAAACCAAGAAGAAGCAAACGATCCCCATCAAGCCGAAGTTTCTCACCGGCGATGAGCTGACGGAACCAGAACCGCCCAAGGATTACGTCGAACCGAAACTGAAGCCGGGTGAACTGCCGCCGAAGCCGTCGTTTTCGCGGCGCGAGAAGTTCATTGAATGGATGACGGCAAAGGACAATCCATTCTTCGCGAAGGCACTGGCGAATCGCGTGTGGGCTCAGTTCATGGGACGCGGCTTCGTGCATCCGGTCGACGATTTCAACTCGTCCAACACGCCGAGCCATCCCGAGTTGCTCAGGGCGGTCGAGACCGAGTTGGTGGCCCACAAGTTCGACTTGAAGTGGCTGATTCGCGAAATCGTCAACAGCGAGTCCTATCAGGCGGCTGAC
Above is a window of Anatilimnocola aggregata DNA encoding:
- a CDS encoding DUF1549 and DUF1553 domain-containing protein — encoded protein: MIHYTGEQYMLLKRILVGLFVALAGLTPESVRAENISLRDVIDREVKASWEKEKLAPPARSSDVVFLRRIYLDLIGMIPSYEETTTFLNDSDPQKREKLIDLLLADARYARQQAQVWDLAMLTRNQKVVEGQVGYRNRGRFRQWLAQQFETNEPYDRIAAKILQAEEEGSQLYFAVYNGTDEMVNAVSRFFLATQIQCAKCHNHPYESWTQKDYHGLAGFFVRTMSVEVPGKPEITNQKGKQYLVGEKTVGEALFSLEEIDPKTKKKQTIPIKPKFLTGDELTEPEPPKDYVEPKLKPGELPPKPSFSRREKFIEWMTAKDNPFFAKALANRVWAQFMGRGFVHPVDDFNSSNTPSHPELLRAVETELVAHKFDLKWLIREIVNSESYQAADVGEVTDAMPKFYERARIRPLTVEELTSSLHIAMGLGVESALKTEPSKDLLQYLGEPTDGQGRFQGSLSEHLFLHNGDVFRGLCRPNKGNLSEKLVTGTEDWNEKVERMFLSVLSRPATSEERERFVQYLSVEEKDPKLKGQRMEDALWVLVSGSEFRFNR